aaaggcAACACATCATCCAAAAaagttttagaaaaaaaaaactgttatTGGAAAACATCTTAGAATTTCTATGCTAAACTCCTAGTTTCATCTAGGTGATGACATAAACACAAATAGAAGTATCTTTAACCTAGTAATCAAAtgcatttatatattatatcagCTTTAGCACTGTAACCATGCATTGAAACATATTGAATAGGGTTTGGAGAAGTAGAAAACTTACACATCTGGGCTCCTTGTGAATAACTTTGATGTCTTTGTAGCCAATAAATGGACGGAAAAGATCTTCAATAATTAATCAAGGATAACAatatagaaataataaaatgaaacaaagttaattaataatatttcaaaTGTTCTTGCTTCTTGCAGGTATGATCCCTTCATTCAGATAGAAACATttccaaaaaaataatatcaaaaaggTAAATCCTAAAGTACTTCAATTGAAATGGACAAATTTCATTTTGCATGTGAATTTCATTTCCAAATGGAGCACAAAATACAAATGTCCCCTAATGACAACAATAAGGATACGTCCTACTTCTCTTCTAGTGCTATTGGTAGGGAGCCCATCAACAAACAGAATGTTTGACTCCGCCCTTGGGGCTAAAGGACCATCAACATTTCTCAAGGAACTGGGCCTGTCATTGGTCTTGTCAGGAATGGCTGAAGTGATATTAACTGATGCATCCCGTCTTTGGCTTGGTAAGTTTGGATCCtctagaggagatgggtagccCTTTCCGCTGGCTCCTGCTATTGCTCCACCAATAACAGGTTCAGAATGAACCCCAATACCCAAAACATTGTCCAAGCCATATGACCCAGGCTGTGATGGATTTACCTGctagtaaaaaaattaagagttttAGAAGGGAGACAGAAACTTTGTGCAATTCAAGTGCACTAAAAGTGAAAAGCAAACTTCTGACCTCCCTATGTGGAAAATCTACAGCACCATCTCGCAACTCATTAGAGCATGGAATATGACGGGATGCCAAAGATGGTACTTCGGATGAGAAGTAGCCAGGAAAATTAGGCATACCTGTAACAACCAAGACATCTGTGAAACAACCAAATGTGAAacagcaaacaaggaaagaaaaacAAAGCAACCAGGCATCAGAAGCACATAtgaaaaactttaatttaaactgaatatggtgccccaaaaaaagaaaagaaaagaacagacTGCATTTGCATGGATGGCCTTGTAAAAAGGGGAGTGCACGGTTCTTGAAGGTGTCCAACCAAAGTGAATTACCATTACCAAACTAAACTTATTTTAACGTTTTTTATTCAGTTCTAGTTTGAACCATACAAGATACATAACTACATACTGAACTTAGAaccaatttttatatatatgtttttctataattataattatatacttATATGccactaaaattataataaatgtaATACAATTATCATAAACATATAGTATTGCCGTCTACATTTTTTCAAGTAATTatagttataaatatattaaatcaacTTGTAATCGTTAATTATAAGTGCCCTATATTGCATATATGTGCTTAATCCTTAATTATATATGTATCTTCTAGTTAAAACTATACATACTTATGAAATAGCTAAAAGGTATGTAATATATAGTATACTTATACTGCTACATTATATACTGTGCTTAATCTTAAATCATATATGattatataattaagaaataGTTAAAGGTATACCATTCAATTTACCGTGCATTAATAACCAATATTGAAGTTTTTAAAGTATGAATGTCCCATGGAAACGATCTTTCTGAACTCAAACTGAATCCCAAATACGCTACAGCTCATATGTATGGTGATTCACTGTTTCCCCAATTATAAAAAATGTGTttaatcataaaacaatcaaatTGTCAAAAAGTAAACTATCATCCGTTTCAATTATCAAATTAGGTCGTTTAGTTAAAATTACCATATCCTTGTCGAATTTTCTTGAATGAAAAACAATTTGAGTACTCAAAGCAAGAAATATAGGAGAATTGTGAATTCTAGGGTTAGGGAAGAGTGCTAGAGATGAAGAGTACCTGTATCTGCGAGAGCACCGTATCCGTATCTATAGTAAGGATCTGCCATTGTGGTTTTTACAGGTTTGAAGCCCCTCGCTCTTCTTTGCTTCTGGTTAAGCCTACGCCGATGAACAACTGAGCAAGGTCCACTTCTCTTCAGTTCTCCCACAAAGTTCAAAATAGTTTGTTTCCCAGAAACTTTATATGATTGGAACGACTTCGTTTAGGTTTGGGTGGGTCTGGGTATAGGGTGGAGCACAGCCCAATTTGTCTCCTTTGGGAATCCGGATCTGGAAGCTGGCCCAGCTTGTTTATGAGATCTCGCGTCTCTAAAAGCCCACCGCATAAAGTTAATTATATAAGAATAAATTGCATTTTGATCCCTGAATTTTAGCATGATTAACGGAttgattcttatatttttaaaactgaacACTTAAATCTCTATATAATCCGTTTGTCTAAATAGAGTCTTTCCATTCATTTTCATtgtcaaaaatataaaaatatctttattaccCTTTTTTTGAGTAAACTAGTCCTTAAAttctaatataattaatagattgatttttataatcagagattaaaatataatttattaattatgttaaaattcagaaattaaaatataattcatcgttaattaaatattatcttaaaattttaataagataattttttatttttttatttttaaattttattattaaaattttaaaggatAATTATAAGTTTCAAGTATtattaagtaaattttaaataattgatataGTTCTATATTTGATcagatataaaaatatatagaattttaatcttacattaaaaaaaatttttgataaattttaaaagaagttAATAACTAAGTATCTATATTAGTTGTTAAATAAAGCAAAAAAAATTGTACTATATGGCAACTTTTTGaaatattatcaataaaattctaaaatttgaacataaaaatatttttaaaaataaataaaaaatttaagtatttttatttaatatttattaatttgaaaataaaaatatatttaaatttataaataaaaacctATATTTAacatttgtaaatatttttaattataaacacGAGTAATAGAAAAAGCTACATGACGTTGTTTTAAGCATCTTCAAAGAGTTTATATgacttaatattataaaaattaatttttttaatcttggATTCACATGTTCTAGTCGATTTTCCTTCATGTTGTactgataaaattattattttattataataatataatttaaagatattttttacATTTGTATTTAAGATTCATATTATCAAATTTTATCAGTGacaagaaatttattaattacaattttatttaaattattaataaataaatgtttttttttaaatattttccatgtaaaaaaaaacatatataatgCAGCTAAAAAGAGAGACACAATGTGTaaggtattataaaaatttttaaatataaatgtttaaattttatgaataatttttagtttaacaattatttaaatatatattaatataattttagaaaaattcatcttctaaaattataattaaaaaatactatttcttaaaaatatataatataagaaATAGAATTTTACAATGTTTGAAATTgcaaatttcaaaaattaaaattttaaaattctttaaaaGGTAGGAAAAGTAAGTTTAGATATTTTTGTTttagtaattaaaatataataatttttctaactTATATTTCTTATGGtcagttaaaaataaatttagagaagATATTATGCCACACAGTGATTTTTCTCATATAAcatatcatttttttattttttacttttaaaattttttttatataattaatattttacaaCAATAGTCTAAAATAGGTCATGAGCTAGCATTCAAAAAGAGAATCACATGACAAGTTTGATATGATGATACTTAGTTCTAGAGACGGAAAAGAAAACTTGGACACAGTAGATTTAAGCTATTTATCAAGACGTACCCTCACAACTATAGGACGAGACTCCATATGAAATTATCATTAGAGAATACAATTCAAAAGATCCACATTACACCTACAATCGCGAGATCTCTTATTCACTGGTCGATACCAGTCAGATTTTTAGAAGATACGATAACTAACTCCAtgttcttacagtataaaagttaaTTATCATAGAGATCAATGTACGCTCTTTTGACACAACTACTTTTGAGTTCAAACCATCTCATTATACTCGCTCTTTTATTCAATTTACTAACTTGGGTATCAAAGTGACTGCCAATCACCtcgctttctttttttctttttgcaagTTGATCGATCGCAGTACCTCGTTTGCCACATCATGTGATTCTGTTGCTGAAAAATTCTATAGATTTTCTCGGTTTAATTGGAATAGAAACCagtctttcattcattttcctgttaaaaaggatttttttttcttttttattctctAAAATGGCTACTAATTCACGAGCTGCTGTTAAGGCTACTGCCAACAAGTATGTAATCATTTACTCCAATCCTAGTAGTGGATAAAACACTCCATCAATGACCAATGAAGCTGATATGGGCCGTGCAAAAGTATCAGAAGGAGCAAAAGGAGGATTATGGGCTAAACGATGCCTCACCCCTGTCAAAAGAGATCTTGGAAGAGACATTGCCCGCCAAGTTCAAACTTCAAAATTTGAACAAATATAACAAAACAGCAGATCCCAAAAGTCACCTGGCGATCTTTAAGACAACAATGCAACTCTTAGATATTAATGATTTTGTTGTGTTGAGTGTTTCCGTTAACACTCACAGGTTTGACTCATAAATGATACCAACATCTGAGTCCAAATTCAATTTATAACTTTACACAATTCGCTATGTTATTTATATAcagatttattacttgtatacctcctaaaaaaatCTCCTCTAACTTGCAGAAGATTCGccaaggagagggcgagtctttaaggagttttatctcacattTCAATGCAGAAGCAATATAGGCGGAAGAATCAAATAACGAGATAGAATGTGAAACGTTGAAAAAATGAATGTGTAACATCAAGCTCGTGAATTCTATAATCAAGAACTCAGCCGCTACTTACCAAAGCTAATTTGATAAAGTTCAAAAGTACATAAGGCTGGATGATCAAGTACAAGCGTTGAGAGAGGACAAGAAGACGAGTCAAAAGCAAAATCAaaagccacaaggcaggtatctACCAAGCCCATAATTTTGGTATTAGTCCCACTAGTTAAGGCATTttatatcaagaccataaaacGAATATCTGTCAGGCTCATAATTTAGATGTTAATCCCACTACCTAAGACATTTAATGTCATGCCACAAAGCGAGTATCTACCAGGGTGATATCCAGATGTTAGTCCCGAttaactaaggcattttatgcctaaGACCACGAGGTAGATGAAGTTATGATAGAAATCCATATATGTACATGTATTTGTACATTgaagttattttaatatttagctAATTTCCAACTCATTTAATTTACGCAAAGCAATAAAATGTGTcaaatcggtttgattcgattcgatttagttcgatttgatttatttaaatttttaatattttttaattttttatactttatttttaatattttaaaatttaattaaaatattttaaccttgatataatataatctctatattattgaaaataatatactattgtcactaatcgatttgattcaatttttttttatcaaaatcgaatcaaactaaaataaccgaaaattttgaaattaaaaatcaaatcaaaccaaaataataaaaaatcgaattaaattttcgAATTAATTCAGTTggatcgatttttttaatttaaatcgaataccaCCCTTTATTACTACCAGCTTTATTTCTCTATTTTAATGAAGGGATAATCACTATTatgtctttaatttttttaatttaaattaattatcacataattaaattctttaaccAACATTTAACTCcgatttattttagttttttccTCCATAATTTACTTGAATGTTGAAACAAACTCATAATAGGATTCATAAAAACACTCAATATAAATTTATGTGACTTTTTATTTAAGTTCAAGAAACAGAACAAATGATATTGCATGAAATCTCAATTGACCTTCTCTACTCCGTTTtctgtatataattttttaaatcctAAGAGTACTTTATTAGTGTGATGTAATTTTTAGAAAGTGCAATGCTTATATTCTTTATGTTATTAGTATTAAAACAGGCTTTTCATAATTGATTATTGTGTGCTGGTTATGGTTAAATTCGTTTATTCTTTTTTAGAGGTAACAATCAGACTAATTTAGTTTCTCGATTGATTGAACGAGTGATGGTGACAAAAAATCTATGATTTTTAAatgtagataattttttttagttaaaattaatttaaaaatatgaatacaATTGTAACTAATTTCAAAGGTTtggttattttataaaaaataaaaaatgaaatataagTTGCGGATATTTTGATCCAATTACTTAGAGTTAAAAGTTATACAAAATTGTTATGTTGTTGTGAGCTCTTGGGACCTAATTGAGATACCCAAATAGATTTAGGATCtgaattgtaaattttatttttatagaaacATCCCCAAAATTATGAAGGGATTGGATAAATTTTGTGAAATAACTAATGAAATATCAAAATCAATAGCCTTTTAACTCTTTAGCACTGATATTCGTGAGATTTCAAGTTAGATCTAATTAGAGTTTTAAGCCTATTGAACTAACAAACTCCAGCTTTATGAGTTTTCATATATAtagcttaattttttaatttaaaaaaaaaattaatttttaaatttattatgattgtagcaactttttaaattaattttaatcatatttaaattaacttatatGACAcactatatattattatttttaccataaaaataacttaaattaaattttaattaagattttaaactcttaattatttaaaatttaaaatttagattcttatttaaatatgagagaattaaatatttcaattatataatttaaaaatttcatcaatttgatattttaattaagatttaattatatttaattaagttacttaaatcataaaaataatgaCATACAAGCGTGtcatgtaatttaatttaaatttgattaaaattaatttaaaaagttactataattataacaaatttaagagttgatattttttattcaaaattaaaatttagattataaatatcaaaaaccttaaaattattttttttagccaATTGATCaagaatttattttctaaactaataatttatatagaaagataaattattattttttaaatcaaaggTACAAGTTCATTCTATAAAGATTTATATAGAATAGTGCaatacttattttattattgtttgattttttatgttttatatatagctatagaatataataaattcagttattttgatagtttttaattctatttttttataattttaaaatttttcaaactttTTAACCTTTGTTATCAATTTGGTTAATTTTGAtttgataattaaatataaatttattgataataataataacaataattatatattacttaattaataaagtatatattttatgtaattttattattaattttcatcatttcaatttgattcaataaatattttaaataattattaaaatccgATTCCTAAACGTTTTCTATTCAATTTATTAAtcaaaaagtatatttttattcGGCACCCAACAAAAATTTCCTGGTTCTGCTCAGCATACATTAAAAGAGTTATTAAGATATAGTTTCAATTTATTTCATGAAAAAATgtgaaatattttttcatattttcaaaattttaaaaattcaaaagaaaaaaaaaatcaataaaaaatatattaccgctaaaggaaaaaattaactattgtTAAAAATAACGATGTCCTATTTAAAAATGTTACATTACTaaactttttttatataaattatttacattttatttaactttgcaaaaataaaaataagttatccTTTTAAAGAAATACTCTTATAATCTACACATacattcttttttaaaaaaaaattgaacttttttaaaagataaaaatttcattaataaaaaaaattttacaattgaaaaaaaataattaactataCAACTTTAGTCCAGCCCTAAAGgcccaataaattttttttttttatctaaaaggCAGATGTATTAAAGCTCAAAGGCAAAAAGGAAAACATACATAACTTGGATAATTGGGTTACAAAGGAATCATCATCCCAATTGACCTTAGAAGCTGATCTATGAGCTTCTATATTACCCATTGGTTTAACAAATTGAAATTGACAAACAACAAAAACTGTGACTAAAAGTTTAATATCTTCAACAATTTCCGCAAATTCTATAGACTTATTCTTCTAAGTAAAACATTTATGAGTGATTTTGAATCACCTTCCACTGTGATGTGACtaaattatttagattttgTCAAAATTATGCCTTCTTTGCAGGTCAAAACTTCAAGAATTAAATGAACAAGTATGACTAAAATACGCTTACTCTACCGATCAACAGAAATATAGTTATGGTTTCTATACAGTCTAACTAGTTTCATACcctcttttattatttatgactGCATCAAAATTAATCTTAACAAAATTCCTCATAGGAGGGTACCAGACGGATGGATCAAATCAGACGGATGGATCAGATGGTACAGATTCTGAATTCACACAAACTTTTCTCATGAATTTTAAGAAAGTCATATAAGTGATGTTTAACAAAGAGAAATACTTCTAGAAAGGGAAGAGAAGGTTGGTGAAAACCTTCTTGTTCATATTCTTCCAGATTTGTTGGAGGAAGATCTATTTGAACCCAACAAATAACTTGAGCTGATGTTAATTTAGATCTGACATAAAGcatatcaattttaatattagtTGTGCGGACCACTCCTTGAGCTACCCACAGTGTCAATAGAACTTCCTATTATGGAAGCCAAAGATGCAAAATATATTAATGTAAAAGGTAGTACAATCAAATAAAACAGATATAAAGTATTAGAGAAAAGGAGgctgaaaatttataaaattatttttaacatacaaataaaatgaaattctaTAAGACCACTTATATATACATACTTTATTTAGGTCCAAGTTTAAAAGCTAAGGCCTGACTATACATAAAGGCCCAGTACAAAGACAAATCAACCCAAACCATTAAAACAGACTTTAAAACCTGAAACAATAATA
The genomic region above belongs to Manihot esculenta cultivar AM560-2 chromosome 3, M.esculenta_v8, whole genome shotgun sequence and contains:
- the LOC110610672 gene encoding RNA-binding protein 2 isoform X1, encoding MADPYYRYGYGALADTDVLVVTGMPNFPGYFSSEVPSLASRHIPCSNELRDGAVDFPHREVNPSQPGSYGLDNVLGIGVHSEPVIGGAIAGASGKGYPSPLEDPNLPSQRRDASVNITSAIPDKTNDRPSSLRNVDGPLAPRAESNILFVDGLPTNSTRREVGHLFRPFIGYKDIKVIHKEPRCSGDRATVLCFVEFIDAKCAVTAMEALQGYKFDDKKPDSPVLRIHFANFPFRLPAERDG
- the LOC110610672 gene encoding RNA-binding protein 2 isoform X2; the encoded protein is MADPYYRYGYGALADTGMPNFPGYFSSEVPSLASRHIPCSNELRDGAVDFPHREVNPSQPGSYGLDNVLGIGVHSEPVIGGAIAGASGKGYPSPLEDPNLPSQRRDASVNITSAIPDKTNDRPSSLRNVDGPLAPRAESNILFVDGLPTNSTRREVGHLFRPFIGYKDIKVIHKEPRCSGDRATVLCFVEFIDAKCAVTAMEALQGYKFDDKKPDSPVLRIHFANFPFRLPAERDG